The Cololabis saira isolate AMF1-May2022 chromosome 5, fColSai1.1, whole genome shotgun sequence genome segment CAGGTTTTGTCTgactgaaagtttttttttgttgttttttttttacatttccatTTCCCGCTTGAAGCATCCCATGGGACTTACCTTTTATGGTGAGGCACCCCTGCTATTCATCCCTTCAACAGTCCTGCATGTCGCGCGCTCTTTCTTGGCATTGACGCTCACAAGACTGGCTGCACAGCGCTGACAAGGGTTGTGGGGGTTAGTGTTTAGCCTGTCATAAATATTTAGTACTTTTAAGTCTTACACATccatatacatgcacacatggTCTGGCTTTTTTAGAGTAGCAATGAACCAAGACGAGGTGCACTAAGAagcacataaaacacacactgaCCAGGATGTGTGAAAATACTCAAGCGTTTCAATCAAGTTGTTTTACCATTTATAAATGTTTCTTCACAGAAGACCAAAACTGACTTTATTCATCTGAATATTTAATGATTGAAGACAAAACAACCCCAACAATGggacgcacacacaaacacatgcacacgccACCGGATCATGTGCAGCTGAGTGAGATGTTGCAGGTTCTcttagtttatatacacataatGCCAAGATCATTTTCACAGTTAACAGATTGTCAGTTAGCAGCAAAGTTCAGAAAGTGTCTCACACCCTTTAAAGGAACGTATCTGCTGCACTTCCCATCATCCACGTGCACCTGCCCGCAGATCTCCTGGATGTTGGGGGGACTTTTCACGCCCCTCCATCTTGTCTCCCCGTGTTGTCCTGCTTGTCTTCGTACTCGTAGTCCAGCTGGGCCCTCTCGTACTCCAGCTCTTCTCCCTCATACATAAATCCATCTTGTTCCCACATCAGCTCCTCTGTCTCATATTCCATCATTTCTTCATCATACTCGAGCTCGGCTCCATCGTACTCAGGGCCTGGGACCCCCGCATCCCCTGTCTTGTCCTCCTGCTTCACCAGGGCTACTCCCTCTCTAACATTCATGTCCTCTCTAGTCAGCACAGCTTCAGTTGCTGCTTGTTTTGAGTTGGAATTGCTGTTTTTTAGAATGCCATGAATCACTGGCTCTTCTCCAGCCAACGCCAACTCCTCTGCCTCTTTCTCTGCTGCCATTCGTTGTCTCTCTTTCCCATCCTGACGTGCCTCCAGGAACTCTGCAGCCCCTTCCCCAACCACGAACACCTCCTCTCCCACTGTAGGGGGTTCACTGACTGGGTTATGGTCATAGGAGAAAAGACGCAGGCCCTTGAGGCGCTTCAGGCTGGGGAAATCTGATATTTTGTTGCGGTCCAGGTCTAAGATTTCCAAGGCCTCCATGCGTAGCAGGACTTTGGGGAAGGTTTCAAAGCGGTTTCCGTAAAGCCACAATCCTCTGAGAGCTTCCATGCGGCAGAGGTCGGTAGGTAGCGTCTTCAGCCGGTTGTCCCCTATCTGCAGGGACTTGAGCTGGGGTAAGTCATAGAGCTCTTTGGGAAATCTATGGAAGTagttgctttccatccagagGCATCTCAGGCTCTGCAGGTTCCTCACCTCAGGTGGGAGGCTCATGAGCCGGTTGCTGCCCAGGTAAAGACGGGTGAGGTTGGTGAGCTGACACACGGCCGGCGGCACATCTTCCATCTTGTTGAAGTCGAGGGCGAGTATACGCAGACCCTGCAGCTGGGTGAGGCTGTCAGGTAGAGTGCGGAGGCTATTCCCACAAACATAAAGCTTCTCCAGATGCATCAATTCAAAAACACGTGAAGGTAACCGCTTAAATTTGCGGTAGCTCAAGTCCAACACGGGATCTCCACTCTCCAATAATTCCTCTACGCCCAATGGTAGCTCCTCCTCTACTTCCTCATctgcttctttcttcttctctgggaTTTCTGCCTCTTCTCCATCCTTTGCCCCATCTTCTTCATCTTCCCCCTCACCCTTCCTGGAGGAGTTTCCCATGCTGGGCCAAGCAGCCCTCGACTCTGACGGGAGTCAGGGCACAGTCATTTGATGAGGCAGCTCTGTGACAAGTTAACCCTCAGCCTGGACACTACTGCGGTTGTGTAGTCGAACCCACGAGCTGCAGACAGCATTGTGGTTTAAGGCAGTTTAAAGTTATGCAGCCATTCAACAATAGTGAGtcaattgtttttctttgtccCTTCATCAGAAGACTATGGATGTTAGTTGGAATCAGCAAAGAAGAGCTGCGATTGAAATGTCATGGTCCTTACCATCCCGTCCTTGACGTCTCTGAGGCGTCCAAAACAGAGAAAACTGGCCCCTCCCAGGTTACCTGCTCACATGATCCACTCTGTTAGTTAGGAAGAGTTTAAAAAGGCCACTTAAGGACATTGGACCGTCTCCGTCCCGCATCCGTCACTGGATCAACCATCTGAGTAGCTCTGTGACCTGACCAGTGACTAAACACTTCATTAAAGTCCGTCCACTATTTGACAAAGCTGATCCCTGTTAGAGGACGAGGCTCCCTGGAGATGCAATCCTGTCCTGCAGAAGAAACTGCTGGTTGGAAAACTGCTGCGCTGACAGACTGAAGACAAAGTGAGTGACTAGGTCCCAGAGGTTTGCTGCGTCTCTCCATCAGCTGAGGGTTTACGTTACACTGATGCCTCCCTCCCCCTGTGGCCCGAATAGGGAAAAAGCACATCACatggtttctgtgtgtgtgagagagaaagagagagagggagagagagagatagagagagagaggcacaATCTCTGTTAGAAGCAGAAGTACCGTAGtctgtaagaaagaaagaaagaaagaaagaaagaaagaaagaaagaaagaaagaaagaaagaaagaaagaaagaaagaaagaaagaaagaaagaaagaaaggaagaatgtGTTGACAACATTTGTTCCTTCACAGGTACTTTTCAGGATTAGTAGTAGAGGTAACATTTATCCTTC includes the following:
- the LOC133444730 gene encoding leucine-rich repeat-containing protein 10B; this encodes MGNSSRKGEGEDEEDGAKDGEEAEIPEKKKEADEEVEEELPLGVEELLESGDPVLDLSYRKFKRLPSRVFELMHLEKLYVCGNSLRTLPDSLTQLQGLRILALDFNKMEDVPPAVCQLTNLTRLYLGSNRLMSLPPEVRNLQSLRCLWMESNYFHRFPKELYDLPQLKSLQIGDNRLKTLPTDLCRMEALRGLWLYGNRFETFPKVLLRMEALEILDLDRNKISDFPSLKRLKGLRLFSYDHNPVSEPPTVGEEVFVVGEGAAEFLEARQDGKERQRMAAEKEAEELALAGEEPVIHGILKNSNSNSKQAATEAVLTREDMNVREGVALVKQEDKTGDAGVPGPEYDGAELEYDEEMMEYETEELMWEQDGFMYEGEELEYERAQLDYEYEDKQDNTGRQDGGA